A part of Bombus affinis isolate iyBomAffi1 chromosome 12, iyBomAffi1.2, whole genome shotgun sequence genomic DNA contains:
- the LOC126922355 gene encoding integrin alpha-PS2 isoform X3, with protein sequence MRGIIVTKDRFGERSQLSRAAGYWGYHRQGSCQAGLGAAMSKNGERLFIGAPGSWYWQGQIYSISTALRLEFLATMFVIPEADASGQAFSQPLNSRARIMFTKEGPATEDDSYMGYSVTTGDFIGNGDSGTAVGVPRGSDLLGKVIIFTSNMTNHRNITGEQMGAYFGYAVASGDIDGDGLDDLIVGAPMYTVPDNPEMTIETGRVYVIYQGVGAEKFRKVDSRDGESNRGRFGLSLASLGDIDRDGYGDFVVGAPYGGLRGHGAVYIYHGSSTGVLEKYSQVIYAENLDVPVNTFGFSVSGGLDLDGNRYPDLVVGAYESATAIFFRSRPVIKMDSYVSFDLESKLISLDDRNCTLSDGSRVTCLPLRACFKYSGEGVFSRHNFNIQYALDVKKTKSPRLFFLELEGRNTMNRTIMVDRERQFCRTVQVYVTPNIRDKLTSLDAEMRMSLDEERYEDTRPRDPRLSLRPVLGSTTSRKDSLSIRKNCGSDNVCIPDLQMNVTSNVQKYLLGSGKRLQLDVLVQNMGEDAFESTYNLKLPAGIDYIKVEKIETMGVPVQCSAPKQSNNNTLRCDIGNPLQKNGLVKFRVLLQPVTSHGMKPIYEFEMDVNTTNPENPYTTDDNTYTLRLPIWIETDLRIDGESKPKDLYYNPDNYTSEINVTTEAEFGPAMTHNYTIRNQGPSDVIEAEAFLIWPAQTLAGDTLLYLLEQPETSGPIACEPANANYLSLKLDQRRSMYWHHSDPSGVILDESQSGRTINVQRGFDMDKSKLSQKEESEINTGDSSNIQKSRHSSSSSSKAITSETRRFQLSDTGSKPDVLITTYTQNNSGTSSINTADLAAGNRGVIFHTESGGYGETATLGGGFRPSDGNSLGARVPDFEGGHGSYVNHSETFVNRWGETSVSGGRSSSSDRYGSNVNENDESYQELLRQRQAQREREEEARLERQRKKEQHMAAQRQREEQERLYYQRRQEEERRRADEEMRKRQEEERRQQQEEEIRRQQEEQRRRIEEEEYRLEQEKRYGSSSEHRGVQSGFISGDREETVRGGEFGFQLRNVSSTQDLARLFGSLSKSATGYELFNRQGKQYVQFMGRFRNSADRREYIEFQDGSTFPLQDRYGGESYVSGPTENRDGRFLKIEGELLVDSSGKGFIVLKDGRRFPLQGSFTYTEERTYTLDPYSYQGGRTGSEYETKGYSKSWNEESSQAAGIGSDYESKYTSTHEERRIEDRRVTSRVYGRENRDTPEERLSTKIPNSNDGSRFRRESDMVNVREFKQFEKLHRIPRDLENDPLMPEAEFDEEDYESDLRKQEPVSLCKTAKCVMLRCVLGPLKKDQEVWIGARYRVDARTLKKVALQEKVRVSTRLEAQVTKQPFIGAPAEQVIKSHEIKTNVEPSITPSAPDVIPLWVVVLSACAGTIILLLLIFLLHKCGFFKRNRPSDAPERQPLNRNGHFQQGDDH encoded by the exons GCCAAGCGTTTTCACAGCCGTTGAACAGCCGCGCGAGAATAATGTTCACGAAGGAAGGGCCAGCCACCGAGGACGATAGCTACATGGGTTACTCTGTCACGACCGGCGATTTTATTGGAAACGGTGACAGCGGCACCGCCGTCGGCGTACCTCGTGGCTCCGATCTCCTCGGCAAA GTCATTATCTTTACCTCGAACATGACGAATCATCGCAACATCACCGGAGAGCAAATGGGAGCTTACTTCGGTTACGCCGTTGCTTCTGGCGACATCGATGGCGATGGACTAGACGATCTCATAGTTGGTGCGCCTATGTACACGGTGCCAGATAACCCGGAAATGACCATCGAGACCGGAAGGGTGTACGTGATCTATCAAGGCGTTGGAGCTGAAAAATTCCGCAAAGTTGACTCTAG GGACGGAGAGAGCAACCGCGGACGATTCGGCTTGTCACTGGCCTCTCTGGGGGACATCGACCGTGACGGTTATGGTGACTTCGTGGTGGGTGCTCCTTACGGTGGTTTACGTGGTCACGGTGCCGTGTACATCTATCACGGTTCGTCAACCGGCGTTCTCGAAAAGTATTCCCAGGTGATCTACGCTGAAAACCTCGATGTACCGGTGAACACGTTTGGATTTTCCGTGTCTGGTGGCCTCGATCTCGATGGAAATCGTTATCCAGATTTGGTGGTCGGTGCTTACGAATCTGCCACCGCTATATTCTTCAGATCCAGGCCAGTCATCAAGATGGATTCGTACGTGTCCTTCGATCTGGAGTCGAAGTTGATCTCTCTGGACGATAGAAATTGTACACTATCGGACGGCAGCAGAGTCACTTGCCTTCCTCTGAGAGCTTGTTTCAAATATAGCGGAGAAGGTGTTTTCTCGAGGCATAATTTCAATATTCAGTACGCCCTGGACGTGAAGAAGACAAAGAGTCCGAGATTGTTCTTCTTGGAGCTGGAGGGAAGGAACACGATGAATCGAACGATCATGGTCGATCGCGAACGACAGTTCTGTCGCACCGTTCAG GTATACGTGACACCGAACATTCGCGACAAGCTTACATCCCTGGACGCCGAGATGCGGATGAGTCTCGACGAGGAACGCTACGAAGACACTCGACCGAGAGACCCTAGACTCTCCTTGCGTCCCGTTCTGGGCTCCACGACGTCCAGGAAGGACTCTCTGTCCATCAGAAAGAACTGCGGCTCCGACAACGTGTGTATCCCAGATCTGCAGATGAACGTGACATCGAACGTGCAGAAGTACCTGCTAGGCTCCGGCAAACGGCTGCAGCTAGACGTGTTGGTGCAGAACATGGGAGAGGACGCTTTCGAGTCGACGTACAACTTGAAACTACCCGCTGGTATCGATTACATCAAAGTGGAGAAGATCGAGACCATGGGGGTGCCTGTTCAATGTTCGGCGCCCAAACAATCAAATAACAATACTCTTCGTTGCGATATTGGCAATCCACTGCAGAAGAACGGATTAGTTAAATTCAGAGTGTTGTTGCAACCTGTCACGTCGCATGGAATGAAGCCGATTTACGAGTTCGAAATGGACGTGAACACCACCAATCCTGAGAATCCGTACACGACCGACGATAATACGTATACCTTGAGATTGCCAATTTGGATCGAGACCGATCTACGAATAGACGGTGAAAGTAAACCGAAGGATCTGTATTACAATCCGGATAATTATACCAGCGAGATAAATGTTACTACGGAGGCAGAGTTTGGACCAGCTATGACGCACAATTATACCATTCGGAACCAGGGCCCGTCGGACGTTATCGAAGCGGAGGCTTTTCTTATTTGGCCTGCTCAAACCTTGGCTGGAGACACGTTGCTGTATTTGTTGGAGCAACCGGAAACTTCTGGACCCATCGCCTGTGAACCTGCCAATGCAAATTATCTTAGTCTGAAG CTGGATCAACGCAGAAGTATGTACTGGCATCACTCAGATCCATCGGGAGTGATCCTGGACGAGTCCCAATCAGGCAGAACGATTAACGTGCAACGAGGCTTCGACATGGACAAAAGTAAACTGTCCCAGAAAGAAGAGTCCGAGATCAACACCGGAGACAGTTCCAACATCCAGAAATCTCGTCATTCCTCCTCCTCTTCGTCTAAAGCGATCACCAGTGAAACAAGAAGGTTCCAATTATCCGACACTGGGAGCAAACCAGACGTCCTAATCACCACCTACACTCAAAACAATTCAGGGACCAGCTCTATAAATACGGCAGACTTAGCCGCTGGCAACAGAGGCGTGATCTTTCACACGGAGTCTGGCGGTTACGGAGAGACGGCTACGTTGGGCGGTGGTTTCCGGCCCAGTGACGGTAACAGTCTAGGTGCAAGAGTACCAGACTTCGAAGGAGGCCATGGATCGTACGTGAACCATTCGGAAACCTTCGTAAACCGCTGGGGCGAGACCAGCGTTTCTGGAGGTCGCTCGTCTTCGTCGGATAGATACGGCTCTAACGTAAACGAGAACGATGAAAGCTACCAGGAGCTATTGAGACAACGACAGGCACAACGTGAACGCGAGGAGGAGGCTCGATTGGAGCGTCAGAGAAAAAAGGAACAACACATGGCCGCGCAAAGACAACGAGAGGAGCAAGAACGTTTGTATTATCAGAGGAGACAGGAAGAAGAACGCAGAAGGGCGGACGAGGAGATGAGGAAGAGACAGGAGGAGGAACGAAGACAACAGCAAGAAGAAGAGATACGAAGGCAACAAGAGGAACAACGAAGAAGAATAGAGGAAGAGGAATATAGGCTGGAGCAGGAGAAACGTTACGGCAGTTCCTCCGAACATCGTGGAGTTCAGAGTGGTTTCATCAGCGGTGATCGAGAAGAAACTGTACGAGGAGGCGAATTCGGATTCCAACTACGTAACGTCAGCTCCACGCAGGATCTGGCACGACTGTTTGGATCCTTGTCGAAGTCAGCGACTGGTTACGAATTGTTCAACAGACAGGGCAAGCAATATGTTCAGTTTATGGGAAGATTCCGAAATTCTGCCGACAGAAGGGAGTATATAGAGTTCCAAGATGGATCTACGTTTCCTCTTCAGGACCGTTACGGAGGAGAGAGTTACGTTTCTGGACCTACGGAGAACAGAGACGGTAGATTCTTGAAGATAGAGGGTGAACTTCTGGTCGATTCGAGCGGAAAAGGGTTCATCGTGCTTAAAGACGGTCGCAGGTTCCCTCTGCAGGGCTCGTTTACCTACACCGAGGAAAGAACCTATACGTTGGATCCATATAGTTACCAGGGAGGTAGAACCGGTAGCGAATACGAAACGAAGGGTTATAGTAAATCCTGGAACGAAGAATCTAGCCAAGCTGCTGGCATAGGAAGCGACTACGAGTCCAAGTATACCAGCACGCACGAGGAAAGAAGAATAGAAGACAGAAGAGTAACTAGCAGAGTTTACGGAAGAGAGAACCGCGATACTCCCGAGGAACGTTTGTCGACTAAGATTCCAAATTCCAACGATGGTTCTAGATTCAGACGAGAAAGCGATATGGTTAATGTGAGGGAATTTAAACAATTCGAGAAGCTCCATAGAATACCTAGGGATCTTGAAAACGATCCTTTAATGCCAGAAGCAGAATTCGACGAGGAAGATTACGAGAGCGATCTAAGAAAGCAGGAACCGGTTAGTCTTTGCAAGACAGCCAAATGCGTGATGCTGAGATGCGTTTTGGGTCCACTGAAGAAGGACCAGGAAGTTTGGATCGGAGCTAGGTACAGAGTGGACGCAAGGACGCTGAAGAAGGTCGCTCTGCAGGAAAAAGTCAGGGTTTCGACTCGATTGGAGGCACAAGTCACCAAGCAACCGTTCATAGGCGCACCTGCCGAACAGGTGATCAAGAGCCACGAAATTAAGACGAACGTCGAGCCAAGCATAACACCATCTGCGCCGGATGTTATTCCGCTCTGGGTCGTGGTACTCTCTGCCTGCGCTGGAACGATCATCCTATTACTGCTTATTTTCCTGCTGCACAAG TGCGGGTTCTTTAAGAGGAATAGACCGTCAGATGCACCGGAAAGGCAACCATTGAACAGGAACGGTCATTTCCAGCAGGGTGACGACCACTGA
- the LOC126922355 gene encoding integrin alpha-PS2 isoform X4 produces the protein MRGIIVTKDRFGERSQLSRAAGYWGYHRQGSCQAGLGAAMSKNGERLFIGAPGSWYWQGQAFSQPLNSRARIMFTKEGPATEDDSYMGYSVTTGDFIGNGDSGTAVGVPRGSDLLGKVIIFTSNMTNHRNITGEQMGAYFGYAVASGDIDGDGLDDLIVGAPMYTVPDNPEMTIETGRVYVIYQGVGAEKFRKVDSRDGESNRGRFGLSLASLGDIDRDGYGDFVVGAPYGGLRGHGAVYIYHGSSTGVLEKYSQVIYAENLDVPVNTFGFSVSGGLDLDGNRYPDLVVGAYESATAIFFRSRPVIKMDSYVSFDLESKLISLDDRNCTLSDGSRVTCLPLRACFKYSGEGVFSRHNFNIQYALDVKKTKSPRLFFLELEGRNTMNRTIMVDRERQFCRTVQVYVTPNIRDKLTSLDAEMRMSLDEERYEDTRPRDPRLSLRPVLGSTTSRKDSLSIRKNCGSDNVCIPDLQMNVTSNVQKYLLGSGKRLQLDVLVQNMGEDAFESTYNLKLPAGIDYIKVEKIETMGVPVQCSAPKQSNNNTLRCDIGNPLQKNGLVKFRVLLQPVTSHGMKPIYEFEMDVNTTNPENPYTTDDNTYTLRLPIWIETDLRIDGESKPKDLYYNPDNYTSEINVTTEAEFGPAMTHNYTIRNQGPSDVIEAEAFLIWPAQTLAGDTLLYLLEQPETSGPIACEPANANYLSLKLDQRRSMYWHHSDPSGVILDESQSGRTINVQRGFDMDKSKLSQKEESEINTGDSSNIQKSRHSSSSSSKAITSETRRFQLSDTGSKPDVLITTYTQNNSGTSSINTADLAAGNRGVIFHTESGGYGETATLGGGFRPSDGNSLGARVPDFEGGHGSYVNHSETFVNRWGETSVSGGRSSSSDRYGSNVNENDESYQELLRQRQAQREREEEARLERQRKKEQHMAAQRQREEQERLYYQRRQEEERRRADEEMRKRQEEERRQQQEEEIRRQQEEQRRRIEEEEYRLEQEKRYGSSSEHRGVQSGFISGDREETVRGGEFGFQLRNVSSTQDLARLFGSLSKSATGYELFNRQGKQYVQFMGRFRNSADRREYIEFQDGSTFPLQDRYGGESYVSGPTENRDGRFLKIEGELLVDSSGKGFIVLKDGRRFPLQGSFTYTEERTYTLDPYSYQGGRTGSEYETKGYSKSWNEESSQAAGIGSDYESKYTSTHEERRIEDRRVTSRVYGRENRDTPEERLSTKIPNSNDGSRFRRESDMVNVREFKQFEKLHRIPRDLENDPLMPEAEFDEEDYESDLRKQEPVSLCKTAKCVMLRCVLGPLKKDQEVWIGARYRVDARTLKKVALQEKVRVSTRLEAQVTKQPFIGAPAEQVIKSHEIKTNVEPSITPSAPDVIPLWVVVLSACAGTIILLLLIFLLHKCGFFKRNRPSDAPERQPLNRNGHFQQGDDH, from the exons GCCAAGCGTTTTCACAGCCGTTGAACAGCCGCGCGAGAATAATGTTCACGAAGGAAGGGCCAGCCACCGAGGACGATAGCTACATGGGTTACTCTGTCACGACCGGCGATTTTATTGGAAACGGTGACAGCGGCACCGCCGTCGGCGTACCTCGTGGCTCCGATCTCCTCGGCAAA GTCATTATCTTTACCTCGAACATGACGAATCATCGCAACATCACCGGAGAGCAAATGGGAGCTTACTTCGGTTACGCCGTTGCTTCTGGCGACATCGATGGCGATGGACTAGACGATCTCATAGTTGGTGCGCCTATGTACACGGTGCCAGATAACCCGGAAATGACCATCGAGACCGGAAGGGTGTACGTGATCTATCAAGGCGTTGGAGCTGAAAAATTCCGCAAAGTTGACTCTAG GGACGGAGAGAGCAACCGCGGACGATTCGGCTTGTCACTGGCCTCTCTGGGGGACATCGACCGTGACGGTTATGGTGACTTCGTGGTGGGTGCTCCTTACGGTGGTTTACGTGGTCACGGTGCCGTGTACATCTATCACGGTTCGTCAACCGGCGTTCTCGAAAAGTATTCCCAGGTGATCTACGCTGAAAACCTCGATGTACCGGTGAACACGTTTGGATTTTCCGTGTCTGGTGGCCTCGATCTCGATGGAAATCGTTATCCAGATTTGGTGGTCGGTGCTTACGAATCTGCCACCGCTATATTCTTCAGATCCAGGCCAGTCATCAAGATGGATTCGTACGTGTCCTTCGATCTGGAGTCGAAGTTGATCTCTCTGGACGATAGAAATTGTACACTATCGGACGGCAGCAGAGTCACTTGCCTTCCTCTGAGAGCTTGTTTCAAATATAGCGGAGAAGGTGTTTTCTCGAGGCATAATTTCAATATTCAGTACGCCCTGGACGTGAAGAAGACAAAGAGTCCGAGATTGTTCTTCTTGGAGCTGGAGGGAAGGAACACGATGAATCGAACGATCATGGTCGATCGCGAACGACAGTTCTGTCGCACCGTTCAG GTATACGTGACACCGAACATTCGCGACAAGCTTACATCCCTGGACGCCGAGATGCGGATGAGTCTCGACGAGGAACGCTACGAAGACACTCGACCGAGAGACCCTAGACTCTCCTTGCGTCCCGTTCTGGGCTCCACGACGTCCAGGAAGGACTCTCTGTCCATCAGAAAGAACTGCGGCTCCGACAACGTGTGTATCCCAGATCTGCAGATGAACGTGACATCGAACGTGCAGAAGTACCTGCTAGGCTCCGGCAAACGGCTGCAGCTAGACGTGTTGGTGCAGAACATGGGAGAGGACGCTTTCGAGTCGACGTACAACTTGAAACTACCCGCTGGTATCGATTACATCAAAGTGGAGAAGATCGAGACCATGGGGGTGCCTGTTCAATGTTCGGCGCCCAAACAATCAAATAACAATACTCTTCGTTGCGATATTGGCAATCCACTGCAGAAGAACGGATTAGTTAAATTCAGAGTGTTGTTGCAACCTGTCACGTCGCATGGAATGAAGCCGATTTACGAGTTCGAAATGGACGTGAACACCACCAATCCTGAGAATCCGTACACGACCGACGATAATACGTATACCTTGAGATTGCCAATTTGGATCGAGACCGATCTACGAATAGACGGTGAAAGTAAACCGAAGGATCTGTATTACAATCCGGATAATTATACCAGCGAGATAAATGTTACTACGGAGGCAGAGTTTGGACCAGCTATGACGCACAATTATACCATTCGGAACCAGGGCCCGTCGGACGTTATCGAAGCGGAGGCTTTTCTTATTTGGCCTGCTCAAACCTTGGCTGGAGACACGTTGCTGTATTTGTTGGAGCAACCGGAAACTTCTGGACCCATCGCCTGTGAACCTGCCAATGCAAATTATCTTAGTCTGAAG CTGGATCAACGCAGAAGTATGTACTGGCATCACTCAGATCCATCGGGAGTGATCCTGGACGAGTCCCAATCAGGCAGAACGATTAACGTGCAACGAGGCTTCGACATGGACAAAAGTAAACTGTCCCAGAAAGAAGAGTCCGAGATCAACACCGGAGACAGTTCCAACATCCAGAAATCTCGTCATTCCTCCTCCTCTTCGTCTAAAGCGATCACCAGTGAAACAAGAAGGTTCCAATTATCCGACACTGGGAGCAAACCAGACGTCCTAATCACCACCTACACTCAAAACAATTCAGGGACCAGCTCTATAAATACGGCAGACTTAGCCGCTGGCAACAGAGGCGTGATCTTTCACACGGAGTCTGGCGGTTACGGAGAGACGGCTACGTTGGGCGGTGGTTTCCGGCCCAGTGACGGTAACAGTCTAGGTGCAAGAGTACCAGACTTCGAAGGAGGCCATGGATCGTACGTGAACCATTCGGAAACCTTCGTAAACCGCTGGGGCGAGACCAGCGTTTCTGGAGGTCGCTCGTCTTCGTCGGATAGATACGGCTCTAACGTAAACGAGAACGATGAAAGCTACCAGGAGCTATTGAGACAACGACAGGCACAACGTGAACGCGAGGAGGAGGCTCGATTGGAGCGTCAGAGAAAAAAGGAACAACACATGGCCGCGCAAAGACAACGAGAGGAGCAAGAACGTTTGTATTATCAGAGGAGACAGGAAGAAGAACGCAGAAGGGCGGACGAGGAGATGAGGAAGAGACAGGAGGAGGAACGAAGACAACAGCAAGAAGAAGAGATACGAAGGCAACAAGAGGAACAACGAAGAAGAATAGAGGAAGAGGAATATAGGCTGGAGCAGGAGAAACGTTACGGCAGTTCCTCCGAACATCGTGGAGTTCAGAGTGGTTTCATCAGCGGTGATCGAGAAGAAACTGTACGAGGAGGCGAATTCGGATTCCAACTACGTAACGTCAGCTCCACGCAGGATCTGGCACGACTGTTTGGATCCTTGTCGAAGTCAGCGACTGGTTACGAATTGTTCAACAGACAGGGCAAGCAATATGTTCAGTTTATGGGAAGATTCCGAAATTCTGCCGACAGAAGGGAGTATATAGAGTTCCAAGATGGATCTACGTTTCCTCTTCAGGACCGTTACGGAGGAGAGAGTTACGTTTCTGGACCTACGGAGAACAGAGACGGTAGATTCTTGAAGATAGAGGGTGAACTTCTGGTCGATTCGAGCGGAAAAGGGTTCATCGTGCTTAAAGACGGTCGCAGGTTCCCTCTGCAGGGCTCGTTTACCTACACCGAGGAAAGAACCTATACGTTGGATCCATATAGTTACCAGGGAGGTAGAACCGGTAGCGAATACGAAACGAAGGGTTATAGTAAATCCTGGAACGAAGAATCTAGCCAAGCTGCTGGCATAGGAAGCGACTACGAGTCCAAGTATACCAGCACGCACGAGGAAAGAAGAATAGAAGACAGAAGAGTAACTAGCAGAGTTTACGGAAGAGAGAACCGCGATACTCCCGAGGAACGTTTGTCGACTAAGATTCCAAATTCCAACGATGGTTCTAGATTCAGACGAGAAAGCGATATGGTTAATGTGAGGGAATTTAAACAATTCGAGAAGCTCCATAGAATACCTAGGGATCTTGAAAACGATCCTTTAATGCCAGAAGCAGAATTCGACGAGGAAGATTACGAGAGCGATCTAAGAAAGCAGGAACCGGTTAGTCTTTGCAAGACAGCCAAATGCGTGATGCTGAGATGCGTTTTGGGTCCACTGAAGAAGGACCAGGAAGTTTGGATCGGAGCTAGGTACAGAGTGGACGCAAGGACGCTGAAGAAGGTCGCTCTGCAGGAAAAAGTCAGGGTTTCGACTCGATTGGAGGCACAAGTCACCAAGCAACCGTTCATAGGCGCACCTGCCGAACAGGTGATCAAGAGCCACGAAATTAAGACGAACGTCGAGCCAAGCATAACACCATCTGCGCCGGATGTTATTCCGCTCTGGGTCGTGGTACTCTCTGCCTGCGCTGGAACGATCATCCTATTACTGCTTATTTTCCTGCTGCACAAG TGCGGGTTCTTTAAGAGGAATAGACCGTCAGATGCACCGGAAAGGCAACCATTGAACAGGAACGGTCATTTCCAGCAGGGTGACGACCACTGA